A DNA window from Candidatus Poribacteria bacterium contains the following coding sequences:
- a CDS encoding helix-turn-helix domain-containing protein produces the protein MNCPRCKREDAVKNGKVRGSQRYKCKACGFQFTRLTTRGRPPWQRALAVFLYCRGVSISTIARMFSVAPSTIFKWIRKFGSKRTPLPESTDGAVLLDENEIRQYLEKQSAGSESGKIFVVIPEDVLSENVVVGIKRD, from the coding sequence ATGAACTGTCCGCGATGCAAACGGGAAGACGCTGTCAAAAACGGGAAAGTTAGAGGAAGCCAACGCTACAAATGTAAAGCCTGCGGCTTCCAGTTCACCCGTCTAACGACTCGCGGGAGACCCCCGTGGCAAAGAGCCTTAGCCGTTTTCCTATATTGCCGTGGGGTCTCTATTAGCACAATTGCTCGGATGTTTTCGGTGGCACCGAGTACCATTTTCAAATGGATCCGAAAGTTCGGTTCTAAACGGACACCTCTGCCTGAATCTACTGACGGGGCAGTCCTTCTTGATGAGAATGAAATAAGGCAGTATCTGGAAAAGCAGAGCGCAGGTTCCGAATCCGGAAAGATTTTCGTCGTCATACCCGAAGACGTGTTATCTGAGAATGTCGTCGTCGGCATAAAGCGAGATTGA
- a CDS encoding FG-GAP-like repeat-containing protein translates to MQHRLIIFMMLFGIPTLAASTFTDVSFTANVHQREIPIDAASGAWLGPGTAAADYDNDDCWLDIFVVGDGGLPNALYHNNGDGTFTDVAVQAGVADTPRGRGCVWFDYNNDGWSDLYVTCAGPNYLFQNNGDGTFTDVTQQADVADEKHGTNPAIADYDHDGWLDIYIANWGRAPSLLNPNPAPKTNVLYRNRGDGTFEETTEIAGVGDDGIAWGSIFFDYDGDTWADLFVANDHGPDKLYRNRGDGTFEDVSEQSGIVTEVNGKPTGAMGLCVGDYDNDTDLDFFITNYDADLLWRNNGDGTFTNVAEAVGVANEGVGWYASFIDYDNDGWRDLYVVNGDVDNSQKTNHNRLYHNQNGNFVDQADALNVTVDAVGRGATTGDFDNDGDVDFYIVNNTSNTLLQNDVNTDNQNIKIRLRGTESNRDGVGTRVTVTTGTHTQTQELICGTGFLGSDSPELEFGIPSDAQIGSVTLTWPSGIVETYELYFQGKVYTFIEAENVIVAVEPHGKQSTTWGKIKAAEVFQNYPNPFNPETWIPYRLSEMADVSISIYAQNGVLIREFNLGHQDRGDRTLYWDGRNRDGEPVASGIYFYQFQAGETDTVRKMWLMK, encoded by the coding sequence ATGCAGCACCGTCTGATTATTTTCATGATGCTCTTCGGAATCCCTACCTTAGCAGCGTCCACCTTCACAGATGTTAGTTTCACTGCAAACGTCCATCAACGTGAAATTCCTATTGACGCAGCATCCGGGGCTTGGCTGGGTCCCGGGACTGCCGCCGCCGACTATGACAACGATGACTGCTGGCTCGATATTTTCGTTGTTGGCGACGGTGGCTTACCCAACGCACTCTATCACAATAACGGCGATGGCACATTCACGGATGTCGCAGTACAAGCCGGGGTTGCAGACACGCCAAGAGGGCGTGGGTGCGTCTGGTTTGACTACAATAACGACGGCTGGAGCGATCTCTACGTAACCTGCGCCGGTCCAAACTATCTTTTTCAGAACAACGGTGACGGCACTTTCACAGACGTGACACAGCAGGCTGATGTTGCTGACGAAAAACACGGCACCAACCCCGCCATCGCTGACTATGACCATGACGGTTGGCTCGACATTTACATTGCTAATTGGGGGCGAGCACCCTCCCTCTTAAATCCAAACCCCGCTCCCAAAACCAACGTCCTCTATCGCAACCGAGGCGATGGCACCTTTGAAGAAACCACCGAGATTGCCGGTGTTGGTGATGATGGCATCGCTTGGGGATCCATCTTTTTTGACTATGATGGCGATACTTGGGCAGACCTCTTCGTTGCGAACGACCACGGACCCGACAAACTCTACCGCAACCGAGGCGATGGCACTTTTGAAGATGTCTCAGAGCAATCCGGTATCGTGACGGAAGTTAACGGAAAACCGACAGGCGCGATGGGGCTCTGTGTCGGAGACTACGATAACGATACTGACTTAGATTTTTTCATCACGAACTACGATGCCGATCTCCTCTGGCGCAATAACGGGGACGGCACTTTTACCAATGTCGCTGAAGCCGTCGGTGTTGCCAACGAAGGCGTAGGGTGGTACGCCAGCTTCATTGACTACGACAACGACGGTTGGCGCGACCTTTACGTCGTCAACGGTGATGTCGATAATTCCCAGAAAACCAATCACAACCGTCTCTACCACAACCAAAACGGAAACTTCGTTGACCAAGCCGATGCACTCAACGTCACTGTCGATGCTGTCGGGCGCGGCGCGACCACTGGCGATTTTGATAACGATGGCGATGTCGATTTCTACATTGTCAACAATACCAGCAACACCCTCCTCCAGAACGATGTCAACACTGATAACCAAAACATCAAAATTCGGCTTCGCGGTACAGAAAGCAACCGAGACGGGGTCGGCACACGTGTAACAGTGACAACAGGCACTCACACACAGACGCAAGAACTTATCTGCGGCACAGGCTTTCTGGGCAGCGACAGTCCCGAACTCGAATTCGGGATCCCGTCTGACGCGCAAATCGGTTCTGTCACCTTGACGTGGCCCTCTGGAATCGTCGAGACTTACGAACTCTACTTTCAAGGGAAGGTCTATACCTTTATTGAGGCGGAAAATGTGATAGTTGCCGTTGAACCGCATGGAAAGCAGTCCACCACATGGGGAAAGATCAAAGCTGCCGAGGTCTTTCAGAACTATCCCAATCCGTTTAACCCGGAAACATGGATACCCTATCGACTTTCCGAGATGGCTGATGTCTCAATCTCGATCTATGCACAAAACGGTGTCCTAATCCGGGAATTTAACCTTGGACACCAAGATCGCGGTGACAGAACGCTCTATTGGGATGGCAGAAACCGGGACGGCGAACCCGTCGCCAGTGGTATTTACTTCTACCAGTTCCAAGCAGGTGAGACGGACACTGTTCGGAAGATGTGGTTAATGAAGTAG
- a CDS encoding type II toxin-antitoxin system VapC family toxin gives MATAINADGVIDSNILIDAMTEMMELQKFFQKCTFLPITTTISQVAFQLMESFYLGHGLVLPDALIAATALEHDLTLYTRNIRHFRMIPQLKVNQPY, from the coding sequence GTGGCAACAGCGATTAACGCGGACGGAGTGATTGATTCTAATATCCTTATTGATGCTATGACTGAAATGATGGAACTACAAAAATTCTTTCAAAAATGCACATTTTTACCGATTACTACCACTATTTCACAAGTTGCCTTTCAACTGATGGAATCGTTTTATCTCGGTCACGGCCTCGTTTTGCCAGACGCGCTTATTGCAGCAACGGCTTTGGAACATGATTTGACGCTCTATACAAGAAACATACGGCACTTCCGCATGATACCACAACTAAAAGTTAATCAACCCTACTGA